The Stieleria maiorica genome includes the window GAACGTCACGTCACGAAAACGACCGCGGCCGTCGTTCTGGAGTAGCGAATTGGGGTGTCGCCCGGCATCACCCAGCCAGCCGCCGCGCAGCACCAGGACGTCTATGTCGCCGTCATTGTCATAGTCGGCGTGGATCAGATTCAGCCCTCCGTATAGACCCGTCAGCCCCGACTGCTGCGTCCAGTCACTGAATCTTCCGTCGCCATCGTTGTGGAACATGCGAATCTGGTCTGCCGGGCTCCAGGATGAAACCATGATGTCCAGAAAGCCGTCGTCATCAAAGTCATCGGTGATGACCCCGCCGGCAAGGCTGACGGTATCAAGGCCCAGGTTCGATCCGCAGTCGATGAATCTGGGAAACGCCTGTTCCGACTCGAAGGCTTTCGGCGGAATCAAAAACGATTGCGGGACATCATCGGGATAGCGACCAAGCGCCATGTAGGAAAGGTTTAGCAACCAACGCGACGGCAGGTGCCCAGGTTGTGATTCGAGCACACGCGAAAAGTAGGCGATCGCGCGGGTGGCTTGCTCGGGGTCGGCATGCACACCGTCGCCGCGGATCGGGAAAATACAGCTTCCGGCGCTGTGAGCCAGGATGCAGTTATCGTTTTCGGCTTTTCGAAGATGTGACACACCGATGGAAAAGAACAGCTTGTCGAACACGCTTTGCGGCACGCCGGCTTGGCGAAGCAATTCGAATGCCGCCTTCTGTTCTTCGATCCCTTGGGAGGTATTCCCGAGGAACACATTCTTGGTTCCGATTTCAAACATCAACGCCCCTCGCATCGCGTAGGCATGTTGCGGCTGGGCGGCCAGTTGATGTTTCAATTGGATCAGATCGGCATCCCCGAGGAAGTCGTTGTCTTGGGAAATCCTTGATTTGATCTGTTCCAGCACGCTCAGCATGCGTTCATGCGCGTTTTGCCATTGTTGGGCTTCGGGACGCGCCCGCCGGGGGTCATCGGTGGCGTTGCGGTCGCACCCGCTGGTCAACACGACCGCCAGCGCGATGCACGCGGTTAGCGTCCAGGGGTTCGGTCGGGCAATCGAGAATCTGTTATGCATGCCGTTCACTGATGACCGAGATTCATCTTGGTTGCCGAGCCCTGGCCCTGGACGATCAGGTAGCGGGCGTCTGCGTCCAGGGTACCGATGGAGTCGGTCGAACCGTCCGGCCAAAACACTTTCACCTCGGTCACTTTGTCCGATGGTCCCAGGCCCGCCCGCAGGATCCGTTCGTTGCTGCACAGGTAACCGTCGCCGGACAAACACCACAGCGACCGATTTCGCCCGGCATGTGAAAACCGCAGGACCGCGCCGGTCGCATCGCGAGAGCAGGTCGTTCCGACCAAGCGAAACGAGATGCGATGGTTTTGGTCAGCGGTGCGGTTGACCAGCAGTCGTGCTTGTTCACGGGTGTGTGTCACTAGCAAATCATTTCGGTCATCGGCGTTGATGTCGATCGTCCACAGCGCGCGACCAACATGTGCTCGCTCAAAGTAGTCGCCCCAATCGTCATCGTCGACGACGGCGAATCGCCCGTCGGCTTGGCGACGAAACAGCTGAAACGGTTGCTCATAGGCATAGTCGCCGTCATCGAATTCCCCGATGTGGCCATTGGTCACCGCGATCTCCACGGTTCCGTCGTCGTCCAGGTCGATCGCCTCGGTCCCGAACCCCACGAGGGAAAGTGTCGGTTTCAACAAGCCGACGGTGGTCGTCACATCACTCCAGCAACCCGGAGCGGTTTGTTCGTAATAAATGTTATGCTCGTTGGCGAAACCGGTCACGTAGAAATCCAAGTCGCCATCGCCATCAAAATCGCTTGCCGCGATTCCCATCGATGCCTGGGGACGGGTTCCGGCATCGACCGCCACGCCCCGCGCCACGGCGCTCTGTTCTAACTTGGCCGTGTCAGAATCGGTGGGCGTCAAGAACTCATTGGGGGACATGTCGTTTGCCAGTAGCACGCCGATTTCGTCAGGCAGCAGGGAGCCCGCCAAGATTCCCATCGTGCGACCGGGGGTGACGTTGCCGATCAGCCGTTGCGTCCGATCGTGGAACTGTCCGTCGGGACCGGCCAGATACAGCTCGTTGGCCTGGGCGCGGAATCGAAGTGGATGGCAGGTCCCAAGCTCACCTGATTCATTGGGGCAAGGGCGATCGGGAGCACCATCGGTGGTGCAGTAATTGCCGGTGACCAGATCCGCGATGCCGTCGCGGTTGAGATCGATAAACGCGGCGCAGGTCGTCCAGCGAGGCGATGAGCGATCGCCCAGGAGATGGCTGCAGTCGGAAAACGATCCGTCGCCGTTGTTGCGAAGTAGTCGGTTGCGCCCCAGGTTGGCCAGGAACACATCGGGGAAACCATCTTCGTTGTAATCGCCGACGCAACACCCTTGGCCAAAGTCCGTGTCGGCGAACCTTGCATCGCCGGAGACAAGCTTCAGTTCGTTGCCCAAGTTGCGCATCAGCAGGTTGGGATTCGAGTCGGATCTCAGCATCGTTCCCCCGGCACCCAGCACGGCGACATCGCAGCGACCGTCAAGGTCGAAATCCAACGCGCCGCCACCGGCACCGGTCGAACGCGTCAGCGCGCCGCGACGATCGTCCTCGGGGTCGCTTCCGCCGCCAACGTCCACCAGTCCCCACTGCGCACTTTCTTCGCTCAACCGCAGCGGAATGTTGGATGGACCATTGAGAGGTCCGGCAACGACCGGAGCGACGACGTCACCTTCGTCGCCGGCCGGGGCATCGGGATTGGGCGCCGGCAAGTGTGACAGATCGATGCCCAGTTCGGGGTTCCATGTGGTCGATTGCCATTGTTGGTCCTGCTTCAGTTTTCGGATGATGTCGGCGCGAACCTCTGCAGCATTCTGCACGCCATCATCTTTTAAAGTGGTCGCAACGGCCGCCCATGCCTCGGCCTCCCAGTTTCTGCCCAGCTGCGACAGGGTGCTGGCGATGTCGATCGCGTTTCGTTGGCTGGTATGCCCGCTCCAAACAAACGCGGTCAAGTGATCACGCATCGCCAGCAGATTTTCGATCCTCGCTTCGATTGACTCCAATTGCGGTTGGTCGAGCGGCGGCGTCTGCGTGTCGTCGCGACTTCGGATCCGGTGAATCGAACCGGCCAAGCGAGTCCATGCGACAGGGTTGTTCGGATCACGCAGCGTCGCTTCGTAGAACGCGCGAGCGGCTTGTGCGGGGAGGGTTCGGGACTGAGCCCAACTACCCAAGGCAAGCCAATAGTAGGCATCGTCGCGACAATGGGGCGACGTGCCGGCGGACCATTCGTCGATCTGCGAGAATCGGCCTTGCGCAGCGAGAACGTAACCCAAGAGGGCTTGGACGGGCGTGAAATCAGCATGCCGCTTAAGAATGTTGCGGCAAACCTCTTCCGACGCGTCGAATTTACGATTGTCCATCAAATCAATCGCGTGCCCCAACTGGATCCGCCGGTCCTCGGGATTCCGCTGCGTCAACAGTTCGAGCATCGGAGCAGAATACGTGCGGCGTTGGGCGTCGGTGAAAGCGAGCAACAGTTGCAGGTCAAAGTTTCGCGTTCGAATCAATGATTCGTAATGCGGATCGATCCGGTGATGGAGTTGAGCTTCTTTGAGGAAACCGATCAGTTTGACGCGCAGGGAATGATCCGATGGGTTCGCATCGACCGCGTTTTCCAACAGTGAGATGACATCGTACAGTCGCCCGACTTCGATCAACGCCCGAATGGCTTGATCGACCCGCAACGGGTCGTAGTCGTCGCGCTGGGCCGCTTCGACCATCAAGTCAACGGCCTGGGGCTTACGCCCGGTCATCGCAGCGACCGTCGCTACTTCGGTCAGTATGTCGGCGTCATTGGGGTGGGTGATGAGCACATGTTTTGTTTGTGCCCAGGCCGACGCCCAATGGCCCTCGGAAACCGCGCGTCGCATTTCAGCGACCGGATCCGACGTTTGTTCACCATTGGTGACGTGTTGAGGTGGCGAATTGGTGGGCAGGTCGTCGCTGCAACCGGCGATGAAGGCGAGTGTAACGATGACGCAAGGCAGTCGGATTCGGCGAAACAAGGGATCAAGCCGTAATCAAGAAACACAATGGACGACACTCGTTCACTTCATTGTGAAGCTGTTCGATGTGACACCATCGGGTGTCGAAATCATTTTGGATTCAATTGTACTTGAATCACACACATGCGTTGTGAGTGGTTATGTTACTTTTCTTCTACATGCTAGCAGTGTGAGTTCGTTCGCCAGTTTGACGCGTTCACGTTGGGTGCAAAAGTTATCGAAATAATTGCCAAAAGACTGCGAAACTCGGTGATGCGATCGGGGTTCAACGAAGGCGATTGATTAAAAGCCATTGCCCGCCTGATGCCATCAATACCGCGCTTCATTCATATAAATGAGCCGGCACCCTACCTTTAGTTTGTCCCGGCCGCTGTTTTGGTGGTCTGGCTTCGCGTTGATCAATTGTTGAGCGACGATCGCTCGTGAATCGAATTCATGTTTTCGATTGCTTCACGTCGTCATCGTTGTCATTTCCGTTATCTCTTCCTTGTTTGTTTCAATGGAGCACACCATGGTTCGAAAGCATGCGGCAGGACGTTCTGCCGGTTTTACTCTTGTAGAGTTATTGGTGGTCATTGCGATCATCGGCATTTTGGTCGGTCTATTATTACCGGCCGTCCAGGCGGCACGCGAAGCGGCTCGGCGGATGAGTTGCAGCAATAATTTCAAGCAACTCGGCTTGGCAATGCACAATTATCACGCGGCATTCAAGCAGCTGCCTCCTTATGGTGGCGGAACAGGTAAAGGGTTGGAGACACCGCCGGCATGGTGGCGTGCCAGCAACACCGCGAACCGTAAAAGCCTGAGTATTTGGGTTCCGTTGACGTCCTATTTTGAACAGCAAGGATTGTGGGACCACATTTCCAATCGAAGTGTCCAAACGGTGACAGGGGCGACGCCGCCGGCGCCGCTGAACTACTGGCCGGCGATGGGGCCGAGCCCCAAATCGTATTCGACCAGCCCGGGTTATATCCCATGGCAATCGGAGATTCCGACGCTTCGTTGCCCGAGCGACGGGGGAACGGGGTTGCCGGGGCGTGGCCGGGTGAATTATGGCGCCTGTTTGGGCGATTCACCAAAGAACCAAATCATGTCGCACTATGACACGGCGCAAATGGTGCCGACAACCAACGCGGGTAACGCTCGAAACGCCAAGGCACTCCACCGCGGCATGTTTGCTCCGTACACCAAGTTCGCATTTCGTGACGTAAAAGACGGGCTTTCCAACACGATCGCGTGTGGTGAGATTGTCACCGACCAGGGCGATAAAGCGGTCAACGGTTCGCTGTCGTGGGACGCCGGCGGAAACGGCGATGATCACTTTTTCAATCCGTTGCACTGCGTTGAATCGGGTGAAATCGATCCGGATCGACCGCGATTCTGGTGCGATTCACAAAGCACCGGTTGTACACCGCCGGTGAGTGTCGTCGTTAATGAAACCAATGGTCGCGGGATGAGTTGGGCGTCGGCGTTCCGCACGTCGATCCAGGCGGTCTTCACCGTTCGTCCGCCCAACAGCGAACTTTGTATCGGACAATGGGCCGACAACCTGGGCAATTTCTCGCCCAGTAGTTTCCACCAGGGCGGATGCCACGTCCTGATGGGCGACGGTGCGGTCACGTTTATTACCGACTCGATCGAGGCGGGCAATCAGAACGCTGCGGGAATCTGGTATGACCAGAACCAATCGCGCCCGGGCGGTGAAAGTCCTTATGGCTTGTGGGGCGCCCTCGGCAGCAAAGCCGCCAGCGAAGTGATTGAAGAGCAGCTGAACCAATAAAGTCAGCTGTCCCGCGATTATCCATTTCGTCCCGCCTCTATTCACTCATGGGGCGGGGCGTTCGATTAACCAGATCCCGTCGCGAGCGATTGATCGTTGGCGTGAAATCTGGGGGGCGCATGAAGTGCGCGCCTCTGTGTCCTAGCAATCACCTCTATTATTATCGAAAGGTTTCTCCGTGAAAAAATTCTTGATGACATTCCTCTGCGCCCTCGCCATCTGTCCCGTTTTCGGCTGTGGAGGGTCAGGCGAAACGACGATCGTAGCGGCTCCTGAAAATGAAGCTACCGATGATGTGCCCGTGGAGGGGATGAGCGACGAAGAGTACGCCCGAGCGATGGAAAAGTCGATGCAGCAATAGGAAAAGCCTTCACGCTGGATCTCGTTGAGTATGCCGACGGTCTGTGCCGGATTGCCGGGGAGAATGATACCCGGCAATCCGCACAGCACGGTTGTCCTCCAGTCGCTGCTGTGGCACCAAAGCATATGGATCGATTTGGAAATCGCAGTTTGGCGATGATGGTGGCAGTGGCCTCGGGTTTCTGTTTGGTGACGCTATGCGCCCGCTGCGTTGCCGTGGATGATAAGGGTGAAGTTCGCCCGTCGAACGTTGCTGAATCAGTCGCGTCAGTCAGCGCGCCAACGTATGTCGGAAAGCAGGTCTGTCGGGAATGCCACCCGCAGAATTTTGATCTTCATCAGCATTCCGGCCACGCGGACACGTTTTCTCGGTCCGTCGATTCGGAGATCGCAAAGAAGTACGCCGGCAAGGCGCTCGACGCCGGAAACCCCTACGGTGTGTTTCATTACGAGTGGGGCAACGAAGGGTTGCGAACGCGTCGCGCGGCCGACATGGACCAAGCGCCATTTGCGCTTCAGTATGCCGTCGGGTCCGGACGTAATGCGATGACGCTGTTGACACTGATTGACGATAAAGAGTCCGATGCGGCAGGAATCGAACATCGCATTTCTTGGTTTGGTTCCCATGGCGATTTCGGATTGACGCCGGGACACATCGGCATGACGCCTCAGGACGAAAGAGGGTTGCTGGGAAACGTTGTGCGGGGAAAAAGCGTTCGGCAATGCGTCTATTGTCACACCACCACCGGGACGATTGTGGGCACGGAAATCGTCGATCTGGTCGCCGACGTGAATTGCGAAA containing:
- a CDS encoding multiheme c-type cytochrome, which gives rise to MDRFGNRSLAMMVAVASGFCLVTLCARCVAVDDKGEVRPSNVAESVASVSAPTYVGKQVCRECHPQNFDLHQHSGHADTFSRSVDSEIAKKYAGKALDAGNPYGVFHYEWGNEGLRTRRAADMDQAPFALQYAVGSGRNAMTLLTLIDDKESDAAGIEHRISWFGSHGDFGLTPGHIGMTPQDERGLLGNVVRGKSVRQCVYCHTTTGTIVGTEIVDLVADVNCEKCHGPGSEHVQQARRSETPPPFSIGRDRWDLEAELQLCGDCHRLPRNIDPVALREYSAELLRFQPVGMLRSECYLESDGNFMCSTCHNPHQDSKAKSTAAYEQDCLGCHQPDSDAHVACSVSPTSGCVECHMPATKFEQGMVFHDHWIRIRDAE
- a CDS encoding FG-GAP-like repeat-containing protein; its protein translation is MFRRIRLPCVIVTLAFIAGCSDDLPTNSPPQHVTNGEQTSDPVAEMRRAVSEGHWASAWAQTKHVLITHPNDADILTEVATVAAMTGRKPQAVDLMVEAAQRDDYDPLRVDQAIRALIEVGRLYDVISLLENAVDANPSDHSLRVKLIGFLKEAQLHHRIDPHYESLIRTRNFDLQLLLAFTDAQRRTYSAPMLELLTQRNPEDRRIQLGHAIDLMDNRKFDASEEVCRNILKRHADFTPVQALLGYVLAAQGRFSQIDEWSAGTSPHCRDDAYYWLALGSWAQSRTLPAQAARAFYEATLRDPNNPVAWTRLAGSIHRIRSRDDTQTPPLDQPQLESIEARIENLLAMRDHLTAFVWSGHTSQRNAIDIASTLSQLGRNWEAEAWAAVATTLKDDGVQNAAEVRADIIRKLKQDQQWQSTTWNPELGIDLSHLPAPNPDAPAGDEGDVVAPVVAGPLNGPSNIPLRLSEESAQWGLVDVGGGSDPEDDRRGALTRSTGAGGGALDFDLDGRCDVAVLGAGGTMLRSDSNPNLLMRNLGNELKLVSGDARFADTDFGQGCCVGDYNEDGFPDVFLANLGRNRLLRNNGDGSFSDCSHLLGDRSSPRWTTCAAFIDLNRDGIADLVTGNYCTTDGAPDRPCPNESGELGTCHPLRFRAQANELYLAGPDGQFHDRTQRLIGNVTPGRTMGILAGSLLPDEIGVLLANDMSPNEFLTPTDSDTAKLEQSAVARGVAVDAGTRPQASMGIAASDFDGDGDLDFYVTGFANEHNIYYEQTAPGCWSDVTTTVGLLKPTLSLVGFGTEAIDLDDDGTVEIAVTNGHIGEFDDGDYAYEQPFQLFRRQADGRFAVVDDDDWGDYFERAHVGRALWTIDINADDRNDLLVTHTREQARLLVNRTADQNHRISFRLVGTTCSRDATGAVLRFSHAGRNRSLWCLSGDGYLCSNERILRAGLGPSDKVTEVKVFWPDGSTDSIGTLDADARYLIVQGQGSATKMNLGHQ
- a CDS encoding DUF1559 domain-containing protein; the encoded protein is MVRKHAAGRSAGFTLVELLVVIAIIGILVGLLLPAVQAAREAARRMSCSNNFKQLGLAMHNYHAAFKQLPPYGGGTGKGLETPPAWWRASNTANRKSLSIWVPLTSYFEQQGLWDHISNRSVQTVTGATPPAPLNYWPAMGPSPKSYSTSPGYIPWQSEIPTLRCPSDGGTGLPGRGRVNYGACLGDSPKNQIMSHYDTAQMVPTTNAGNARNAKALHRGMFAPYTKFAFRDVKDGLSNTIACGEIVTDQGDKAVNGSLSWDAGGNGDDHFFNPLHCVESGEIDPDRPRFWCDSQSTGCTPPVSVVVNETNGRGMSWASAFRTSIQAVFTVRPPNSELCIGQWADNLGNFSPSSFHQGGCHVLMGDGAVTFITDSIEAGNQNAAGIWYDQNQSRPGGESPYGLWGALGSKAASEVIEEQLNQ